Genomic window (Ostrea edulis chromosome 9, xbOstEdul1.1, whole genome shotgun sequence):
GATGAAGCTTGCAACACTCTCTCATCTGGTTCTGAATACTGTACATTGGTATAAGatgaatgatatatacatgtaaagggAAATCGGACCCTGGTTCTGAATACTGTACATTTGTATAAGatgaatgatatatacatgtaaagagAAATCGGACCCTGGTCCCGTTTGGATCCGCAGTTTTTCCTCTATAAAAATTGTTACGTTGTTTTATTTGAACATGTGTGgagattggttttttttttaatggagcGGGGAAAATAGGGACATCCCTTCCCTTGGCTTTCCCAGTGCACTACACTAGGTATTTAGCGGAGATTTATGGGTGCGATTAGGGCGACACCAAATCTCACATATGCTATTTTAAAGTATGTAACTGTAGACAAATTAAGTTTTATTGCCGTTAAGTTCGCCAGTGCCATGGTCTTTATCCTATTTTCATCGGACCGTGTCTGGTGCTGGGTACAGTCGTCAGACAGCTAATAATGTCCCAGTTTTAAAATTCTTGTAGAGAGCTTGACTCCGCGTAATTACATAATTAAATTGGCGGTGTATCTTCAATAGACATGCTTGAGTGGCTCCttttataaacaataatatattttattttcccatAAAGTGTTTTATGTTTTGTGAAAGAACTACCtttgatttaaaatatatatatttgaagtCATAGTATATGTACAGtttttacaatgttttttttaGTGCTTTCCAAGCActtgttttaaatttaaaaaaaaaaaatcttatcctATCGGTTTAGCTTCTTCTTTCGACCCCTTAATAATCAAGTGCAAACCGTTTCGTGATCGCTCTCCCCATAATTTAAAAGATCAGAGCCATAAATCACCATTAAATACCCTAAATATCCGTCCAACCTATCGTTTTCTGTGCATTTCTTATAAGGGATGACAAATGTCTTATTTGTGAACGTCCAAAACATCCATCCGCGAGAACAAAAACCGCATCACAGCCAAGGTGATCATTACGAGATGACAAATAGCTTACGATTCGTAAGCACGCATATTAAAAGTCCGCCTATTTTGTAATTACACCGACCtgatatattaattaaatgCTATTAAGCCATATTGTCGGAAAATGGAGGGTAAACTACCATTTAAAGAGAGTCGTGATACCCTCTTTCACTACTAACAATGATGCTTGACGTTTAGGAATTTTTAGCTTGGCATAAACTGTGTTGTGTTCTTCCGTAGGTTCGTCATCTGTCGGAAAAGACGCAAAAATAGACTATATTGAGACACGGGCTTTCCCCAAATCAGAGGACATTTATTGCGATTATAAACTTATTCTGGATAGCCTAATTTTTGAGAGATTGAATTGTTTTATATGATCCATTTTCAAAGGGTTGCAATATCGAAGGGATCACTAAAAATCTATAAGCGTTCGCATTTGCTTCATATTTAAGCCGTCCTGTGCATTTATCTGAAAATGTTCATGAGTTGCACAAGTATCTGGTTTTCTGGTTTAAAATAAGGTCATATTTAGGGATTTATGAATTCAAATTATAACTTTGGTCATAACTACCTGTTCACAAATCCGAAAGGAAGATTCCATATTGGATTTTGtgaaaagtcaaaatcagttgcAGTTGGGCCACATTCAAGGAGATTCGTGTTTcctaacacatcttgttttggtCTCTGGGCGTATACTGTCAATTTTCTTTTCAGTTTCTGAATTATGGGCCAGTTGACCATTTCCTGGAATACCATGGTTTGCAATGCGTCTAGAATTAAATATCATTTACGCTTCTAAAAATTGGGTTTGACTTGTTAATTTGATGTAACAATCACGACAAAGTATTTCTCTTTACAATTGCAAACTATTATGCATATATATAGTAATGCTTCATTTCACGAACCATTAcgcattttatatatatacttgatAATCTGtctgaatgaaaataattcagCACGTGTTTGAACTCGTCACATTAATGAATTCCAacataaatttatttctttgtcGAGATATTTTCATCTACATTTCTTCTGTATATTCAAGTCCCTATATCTCCTTCATTACCTTGCATGTAGGTTTGTTAATGTGATGCCTACCACATCCAGTATCACTTTCATCGCGTCTTTTCTTTAACCCTGCCTTCAAAATCTCGGTGTCGGATGACAATAAATGGTCAAATAGATcaattttatatacatttatgataCGTTGTTCgaagtttttaaaacaaaatccaCGCAGGCTATTTTAAAATAAGATACATCATTCTGACGTCAAATTACAGGAAATGGCGTAACactaataaatatttttacaattttgtcacacatgtgttgaattttgtacAAATTATGCCTTATACCAGGCATTCATTTATGAATTACCTGTAAAAGTCACATGCCAATACCACGGGTATGGTATTAGGGTTATATCCATTTCAACTAATGAAATTGCCAATATTGAAAACTAAGTGATGCATGGAAGTATTCACGAATCgtgaaattatacatgtacatgtatggtgtAGGCCTACATGTTTATCATTCCTTTTTATTTTCTCCGTTGGAGTACTTCACAGAAGCTGGTtgcgtctcaatatgagtgaacattTTTCGACGGAACGTAAAACATACAACTAATCAACCAACAAATGTGCGTTGGATTCCCAGTAAACCTCcatatggaaggtgaagataacaaacagtgatcaatctcataactcctataaaggtgaagataacaaacagtgatcaatctcataactcctataaaggtgaagataacaaacagtgatcaatctcataactcctataaaggtgaagataacaaacagtgatcaatctcataactcctataaaggtgaagataacaaacagtgatcaatctcataactcctataagcaattttaaaaagatatagatagtttggcaaacacagacccctggacacaccagaggtgggaccaggtgcctaggaggagttagcatctcctgtcgaccgggcTATGTATTCACCTCCTGTCCCTAAAATACCCCCTCTTGTCTGTACGGTTTGtcatatgaaattcatttttttttttaggtcacttgagtaaactcaggtaacctattgcaatcggttgttgtcgtccgtcgtgcgttaacagttgaacattttaaacttcttaatagctattattccaattcttttcaaatttggtatgaagtatcattgggacaagggggacatcgattgtaaatttcaggactccagcacccgtGGGGGCCTAGGGGAGGGGctaaaactgtccaaaattaacatatatgcaaaaatcttctcaagaaccacacacgtgtaaaaaaaaaaaaaaaaaaagaaaaaaaaagaaaaccccaaaacacaacaacaaaaactaaatgtatagtgatgtagagcaggaaggcctctaccaaatttataaatttcatgatccccggggtagggattctgaccACAGGGTGGGGCTAAACTTGGTAAATAGTGTTTATGTCTAAAACACTTAAACAACATCTTCTTTggtgctattgatattaaattgaaagtaaatagatatttagacaGAACaggtaatcctttaccaaaattgtaaatttgatgatcccggggttagggattttggtatcagggtggggccaaaatggtcagttattaaatgtgtaaacaatagacatttttaacttgttcctgataactatcatttcaattctttcaaatttggtatgaagcatctttggaacaaggggacatttattgtaaatttcaggattcctgcaccccggGGGTCTTAGGGGCGAGGCAAAAagtgaccaattttcaaaaatcttcttctctagaactcttcacatgtttaagaaaaactaaatgcatagtgatgtacagcaggaaggcctctaccacaattgtaaatttgatgatccccagagtaggggttctgaccccagggtgggactaaacttactatatagtgtttatgtgtataacacttaaataacatcttctttagtgttattaatactaaattgaaactaaatggatatttagaaagaacaggcaATCCtttaccacaattgtaaatttgatgatccccagagtaggggttctgaccccaggatggggccaaacttagtaaaTAGTATTCAGGTGTACGTTGACTGatgctgtataaaatctaaatgtatccttaggaatagcagaaaaggatgtacaaaaaatggtgaatttcacaactcaGGAATTTGActgtaggatgggtccaaattagtcgtgtcttttgatgttttaaagttaatacacctattatattatgtgaagccttctatcagtgtatgcacttatgaggacagtgaagttttaagaacacgtcttgttttatactgttgctgaacattagaatttaggtTAGAGACATGTATTCAGAACAAGAAATGTATTCTAGaattcatagcccttgggagtagtgatactttttaactagtactcaggtgacctataaggcctgtGAGActcttgttttaacaaattagaCAATGTGGTCATTCTAATCATCCGTATAcatatacaacctatcattgggtcaaaggttgtttcatgccgattgttaggccgttcttggcacactgattttgactatggataactccgtttacctgatcaggatatagggctcatggcgggtgtgaccggtcgacaggggatgcttactcctcctaggcacctgatcccatctctggtgtgtccaggggtccgtgtttgcccaactctctattttgtattgcttataggagttataagattgatcactgttcgttatcttcacccgcCGTAAAATGGGTGagatattgccaaaacggcgtaaaaccccatcaatcaatcaatcaatcattatcttcaccttgataggagttatgtgattgatcactgttcgttatcttcacctttcatacatgtatcattcttTATCCTTCACCgtacatattgtatttacatatcACGTGATATGATTTGCATATCAAATTATGTATACAAGTATTGTTGGAGATCAAACCTCAACTGTCATTGGAACGGCAATATAcaaagatcattgcagttttaTAAATCGATTTTAAACTTATTACCAttatatttataatacatgtacatgtacacattgaaaatgtgtttttatgATTTGTCGCCAATAGACATTTTCGTTTGCTAAATATACGCGGGTTTTATGTATAAATATGCGTGAGCCTGATCATATATCGTACATATGCCATGCACATTTTAGGCAGAAAGGGAGACAAAGATGTTGCtcaaaatatttatatccttttgaaattttaatacaatttcagaatatttcaaaataagctCTGTAAGTTTAGATATTTTCCATTACGTAGCAACACTCTTTCACCTTTCCACTTGTGGAAAATCATCAAATCAATATGGAAAAGATCGTATGTTGCAAAGTGTGAAACATCAAACGCTTTATGATTGTTTGTAGGACCTTTGACGTTTTTTGCATTGTAACTCcactttaaaagaaattatttctatttcatgaattaatgattttcaaagtttaatgtgttttttctttctttctatttttgttgttgttgttgttgtttttttaaaattcaataatacaattaaagaaaaatatttaattacaaCCATTGATCAATCAATATGCAGATAACACTTGCAGAGTTAAGCCATTTCATTGTACCGTGATgggatatttttttgtgtgattTATATATTTCGTAACAAAACACTCGCGTTTCtgatggacaatgttgttttcaCTAGTTCCCGGTGACTTTCAACGGAAACTTCTTCGATACTTCTGAACAAGGGTTACATCCTGCTTGGCCATAAGATATATCcttcaagatttaaaaaaaacgttttaatgcacatttttatttcaacctagATTATTAAGTGTCTGATATAAGAAACGCATGTCATTCCCTTTTTGAAAGGACAGCAGCTTATTGATTTACTAAAGAAGATTGatatggcacactgattttgactgcggataactccgtttacctgatcaggatatggggctcacggcgggtgtaaccggtcaacaggggatacttactcctcctaggcacctgatcccacctctggtgtgtccaggggtccgtgtttgcccaactatctattttgtattgcttgtaggagttatgagattgatcactgttcgtgatcttcaccttgcatatgcacGAATTATTTAGCTGGCCGGATTGTTAGATAATACGGGTACATTTGATTAACAGCAGGGCACTATCGGGTGAAAATATCCATTAGGATAAGTGTGATGAAGCTACCACATTACTGATAAATACATCATAAAAGGATTCTGGGAAAAAAGATACATCTTATACCAATAAATGATATACTCAAAGTTTTACTCAAATCCTTTATAGACTATCACCTCCGCAGCtagaaaaatcaattttaattaaattgagaCATATTTCACAAATACTTGTTAGGGTTATGTTTTCCTTTGATTAATTCCAAAGATGATAAACTAGCCGCGTCAACATGCACATGTCAGCCATATAATATGATTTCAATATCTCATGGTGGTCGCATCTGTGGATTCTACGCAAACGATTCTTTAACGATTTTTTCCCATCATGTTTCCTTGTTAAATCCGATTTTGAAGACACAAGTAATTAAATAATCCTACAAAAGTCAGCTCGCCATATATTGTCTGGGTTTTTCCCCCCCTCATTGGTATAACCTATACTATAAGGTATTACGGCACCGATATATATGAATTAATTAAAGTTGGGGGATGGGAGCGGCATTTAGTAGTTTTATTGGTAGAGATGTGCAGCTGGAATTCTGTACCTCAGCTATTTCCATCTCTTCTGTAGATCTTTGAATTTCATATGTATCGCGTACACATACACTAACGCCCTTCATGAAGTCTGTTGGCGTGAAGCGTCACgattcataccctcgtgtatttttaaaaatgaaatctatttttttttttttttttttgatatttgAATTCTACTTTTCTTTCTGTCGGAATTTTCAGTTGTTagatagacgtactatatttatcaagattcatacgcacatggTTCACAACTGaaatgcattcatgaggaattGGCTATCATCACAACTTGTAAAAGAATGAAAGGCAAACAtgggaaatgtaaataaatgaattaagatTTGAAATGATACGGATTAATCTTGTTtggattttgtttcattttgactctctctctctctctctctctctctctctctctctctctctctctctctctgtgtgtgtgtgtgtgtgttgaatAGAAAATACACTAGTAGTACTACTAAGCGTTTTCACTTGAAATATTTGGATGTTTTtctgggtttgtttttgtttggtaaTAGAAACAGGCAGATGATCTTATATACGTACTGGGGATCTAAGAAAATAAATGGTAACGGATATAAATTTTACACAACAGAATATAAGAAATCCCGTATTCCAGGGTCGTGTATCATATAGTACGCCTACATTTGTAATGGATTAATCCACTCTTATTTCTCTCTGAATCTTTTCTCTAGCGAGCGATCATGCTCCAAGAACATTAATCTAGTACATTGAAAACTAGAATATTGCTTCAAGCGTCGACGCATTGCAAACTCCTTTCTTGCAGATATTACTGACATTGACATAGGAATATGAATGCCTAAAGCTGGATTGCAGAACAAATTTTTCCTGGCATCGCAGAGAGGAGCAAAAATGTCCTTGGACAACATCGTTCTCCTTAGCCAATGCATTTTACTAGTGGATTTGTCCTGTGCGCTTATGTAAGGTTTTAGAGAGACTTTGATAAAAATTATAGAGTACGTTTGATTATCAATTAAGTCATATAGATTTAAAGAAAGAATACCTACATAACCCAGTTTGAACTTGTAACCCTGACCCGTGACCTCTCCCTTCCTGCACTTCCCCACACTAAATGTTACATGCGTATGAACGTCACAAATATGTATGCGTGTAGAACTCCAAAGGAAATGTTTTCTAAAACAATCCTATAGATTCCAGTCTCTATTGATACCCTAACCTGACATTACgatttattatcattttacCCTAACCAGACATTACGATTTATTATcattcaaacaaaaaaaatctataCTACGCATGTATGCGTGTATATATTCTTGTGGGGTCTGGAAaataagatttaaggaattttatttatgtattaCAATTATTATACTTTGAACCCTATTGTGCTTCTTCCcttgcaaggggggggggggggggatgtccATACTGTCGACACGTGGATTCTACCCTCCTTAAGGATACTTACATATTAATGTGACAAATCGTGCTATTCTGGTTTTTGAGAAGTTTAAACTCCTATCGTTGGCTTCAGGGGAAATGAttggaacaaaatgaaatctaATGTACGTGGAGgtgcttgcatattgattagACAAATTGGCatccttgagaagatttttgaaacatttaCCTGTATGAAAGCAttggatgattttttttaatcacgTTGGTATGAATGCCGCGTAGTGGCATACAGATGACTGAATAACGTGCGTTATGTAAATTTCTATGTTCATTATCACGGCATTCCGAACGTGATTGTCAAAAACTAAGTATTCAATGCTTATATATTTATAGTTTAATTGCATGTTATGTTTTAAAGTGTCCGTTTAGCTCGTAATGTGACGAACAGCTATCGAACACTTTTCGTGAACATCACATGTATGGATGCATCGCAGTGTCGTAGAAAATTCACAGTCTCATGTTTTAAGTTTAGTGAAGAAAATTATGAAGGATTGtaaatatattccaatgtaaaactttcaacCCTTAATTCCATATTAATTATCTCTCCTTGGAAAGAGGCATGGTTCTTCAATGGAACAAACTAAAATTCTATTTATCCAACGATcatgcatacatgtagtttggttgaaattggttccgTGGTTCTAAGAAGATTtagaaaatgtgaaatgttAACAAGGATGTCAAACAAAGCTCACTTAAGCACAGGACCCCAGTAAACTAAAAGCATTTTCCTCCTGAGAAAGGTGGAGAATCAAAGATTCTGTTTACCAATAAAATGTGAGCTTGGTATACAACACTACACAGGTATGTCACCTGCATATAGAATGGCGTCGACGTTGGACGTTTGACAAAACATGGACGGAGAGCGTTTCTACAGATTGCTCGCAGCTTGAGATCTTGTCATTTAATGATACAGTCCGTGTGTTCTACAATTTGCTTTTATCTCATTTCGGTAAGCTAAAACAGctagaaaataaattgtttcATCGTGCTAACATGAAAAACCAACGGGGGTGTTAagcaaaaatattgtacattatttcaTGTTAAATAACTGTGAATAAAAGCAAAATGGCTTTATGTTTCAGTCTATTATCGTATTAGTTATGGTTTTTTACGAGTGGAAATCTTTATTGTGAGGGTCCTATCTGATTATCTGACTAAACATTAAATTTAGTAACCAGCcgagaaaaatatcaaaataggaAATAGAATccattttcacaattttatgcAGTTCCTATTATTTTGATGCGTTATTATTCACTTGAAATTGGTGAGAGGGATAGAGAAAGTTCCCTTCACAGTGAATAGAAAGTGAAAAGTTCCGCAGTTAGTCTCCGGTGGCCCACTCATAGAATATATCTCAGGAAAGTTTCGTAAACGTGTATATCCTGATAATAGGTATATGGTAGATACATAATTCAAAGATCCAGGATCGATAGAAAGAACCCcagttgtatatatatagagagacaCAAACAAAATCATGTTCACATAAGGGCAGGACAGAAAATTAGGAAgagatgaatatatatatatatatatatatatatatatatatatatatatattaattatatgtATGAGTTATGGAGGACAGACTAAAtcgtatatttttgttataaacGAACAGGTTTCACCCAAACTATAATTTCTAAGACGATGTATCAATATGGAGCCACTactacccacccaccccatcCTCGACGGTTTTCATTTTAAGACACGATTCTCATAGTCATTGTCAGTATGAAGTGTGCCATCCCTGTGCACTGatgaattcttgatatcaactAGTAAACGCCTAGCATTGCTGTCTAGATGAAAAGTAAACATAACAGCATCCTGAACAGTATATGATGTCTATACCATGCATGCCTATGACGACGTAGTTTCAAATTTGATGCTAATAAATTTTGCTTTTATTCAAACGTATTACACAGAGCTGTTTGAATAATAAATTCGTCTGGAAAATTATCTTTATAGTATAACGTTTTATAGACTGTTTTATATATCGTGAGAAGCAGAGGGGGAAAAAGACCCATGTGGTAAATTACTGTATGTTTTCCTCTCACAGAATCATGTGTGATAAGGTTTGGAATTTTATAGTAAAGCAAAAGCAGTTTTGTttaacataaataaataatttaaaaaaattaggaGAAAAagattaaataaaataaataaataaatgatgaaaaactAAAAAGATATAAGTTCTACATACGTACAGTattatgaattcattatataataattatttttaattcatatctCGTGTTTGCAAATTAAGAGGTTTTCGTGAAGCTGAAAGATGCATTACCGCGCATGTATATTCCCAATCCAATACAATATTATCTTTACCGAATGAAtatcatttacatgaaattgaaaagaagtattttatgtgtatttttcaaaactaaTTCTAAGCCTAAATTGGTcgttatattaattttttaattgttgctctcttttgATTTAATTTCTGTTTGAATTAACACGGAATGTGATAAATGCGATGTTGCATGCGGGGGAAATTGTATACGCCCTCTGCGGAATGTTCATTCGACTACACAGAAGTGGGCGGAGCAAGGATTTAAGAGGCCAACCCACCATTTGAAAGAGATAATAGTACTgctgcatttttgtgattgaaGAAATTCGGATAAGTGTCTACATAGTTTTTCAGTTGGAGCCTTTTCAGATTTGTCGCATACATTAAGATCAAACTGAATAAATTCAGGTGGATGAGGAGACAGGGAAAATTTCTACGGGACAGATGGTGATAACAAAGATGGTGGAACATACTTTACGAAAATCTTCGGGCTTTACAATTGATTCTTTAATAGGAAAAGACTCTGAAAAAGCAGAGATTTCTTCATGTGGCAGAAATTTTGAGGAATATGTGCAGACCAATAATAGCGACAGTTCAAGGTCTCGACCACAGGAAAGACCAGAAAATCCAGAACGACCTCGGAGAGAGCCCGCTGTTCACGACTCTACACGACAGTTTCCAGATTTCGCTATAGCACGGAGGGACAGGGAGTTGTATCTTGCGTCACATCAGCACAGTGCCTCagaatcattaaaacatttacatgacGTTCTTTCTCAAACCGCTGGGGCCACGGGAACATATTTCGCCCCTCGAGTGTGTCGTCATCCTATTTCACCCTTTAACCTACATTCTGTGTACCCTGGTCAGTTACCGGCCTCCGCCCCTCTTCATCCCCTGATGTTGAACCCCTCCACCTCCCGAGATATCAGACATCTTCATCCTTGGATATCAGAGCGGTACTCCGGATATTACTACCCCAGATACCCAGGTAAAACTTAATCTAGCTTTAGTTAAATATCTAAATTAGATAACAAACAAACGTtggtttgtaaaatatttgttattcaaTTGTTCAATTCCtttaaaatacttttgaatGACGAAGatgaattatttctttttaaaaatatcaatatcaataaaCCATAGCTTTATTATCAGTTGATCCACCTGTCGTAAACACAAAATGTCTCAAAATTATTAACACATCAGaattattgatttttcaaaacaatGCAATGGGTTGCTTTCCCCACTGTGATACTTTCTTTGACATGTAATCATtaacttgaattttaaaaagaagtctACCCTTCACCTGCCACCCAGGCCGAGGTATATTAAACATGTTTTTACCTGGTTTACCTGTATTTTCacctatatcatttgtacatcgATTTCCACCCCGATTCTCAATAATTACAGAAATTCACCTTTATATTCTCTCGTTACCGAGGAAACAATTCACTCTTTTGATTATGTGTGTATCTTATTATATTTTAAGACggtattttctttttcagtcTCCTCCCCATCACAGACTCCCTCTTTAAGTTGAAAACTTTAATCCGAGTggatactaaataaacatgcTTTCTTTAAATATAGCTTTTACTCCATGAGAAAATGACATTTAATTCCCGTGCACGAGTATAGCATTTAAAGGACAAGAAAATTTTATTCTTATGAATGAGTTTCAATTAATGATTAGA
Coding sequences:
- the LOC125658818 gene encoding homeobox protein EMX1-like, with the protein product MVITKMVEHTLRKSSGFTIDSLIGKDSEKAEISSCGRNFEEYVQTNNSDSSRSRPQERPENPERPRREPAVHDSTRQFPDFAIARRDRELYLASHQHSASESLKHLHDVLSQTAGATGTYFAPRVCRHPISPFNLHSVYPGQLPASAPLHPLMLNPSTSRDIRHLHPWISERYSGYYYPRYPAAPGFLFQPYRKPKRIRTAFSPSQLLQLEKAFEKSHYVVGQERKDLASELQLTETQVKVWFQNRRTKHKRIKSEDGEELNSTDRGSSKDMDSDIDKNDSDISDIEDIGDDGMGHPHGNEVHHPPAPVAAHLLLQ